The sequence CGACGGCGGTCTGCGCAATTTTGATATCTTTGTGCGCGACTGCGCATTTTAATTGGAAGCGGCCCGAGATACGATCATCTATCGACGCTTTGTCATGAACTTCTTGGTCCTTGAGCCTTGGATATGAATACCGCCGCTATTTCCGAAGCCGCCTGCGAATCGGCCGAACATCGCCTGCGAGATCACCACCGGATCGTTTTGCTGACCGACGGCTTTTCCTCCCCGTTTCTCGCCAAAACGGCGATCAGCATGCTGCGGTACCGAACCGCCGACATCGCCGCCGTGCTGGAATCGAACGTTCAGGCCAAGACCGCCCAGGAAGTCTTCAACACCGGCGGCGACGTTCCGCTGGTCGCTGACCTTGCGCAAGTTCCCGACGCCGACGCGGTTTATATCGGCATCGCTCCTCCCGGCGGCAATCTTCCCCCCGCGTGGCGGCCGATCCTGCTGGAAGCGATCCGCCGGAACATCGACGTCGTCTCGGGGCTCCACGACTTTTTGATCGACGATCCGGAACTGGTCCAAGCGGCCGAAGAAAGCGGTTCGCGGCTGATCGACGTTCGCCGCAATCGCTATCGCCAGATCGCCTCCGGGCAGCCGTTCCGCAAAGGGTGCGTGCGCATTCACGCCGTCGGCCAGGACTGCAGCCTTGGCAAGATGGTCGCTTCGCTCGAAGTGGACAAGGGACTGCGCGACCGCGGGCACAGCACCGCCTTCATCGCGACCGGTCAAACCGGGATCATGATCTCCGGCATCGGCGTGCCGATCGACTGCGTCGTCGCCGACTTTGTGAACGGCACGATCGAACGCTTCATCCGCCAGAACGAAGAGCATGACTTCCTGCTGATCGAAGGGCAGGGGAGCATTTCGCATCCCGCCTACTCGGCCGTCACCGCCGGACTGCTGCATGGCGCGGCGCCCGACGGCTTGATCTACTGCTACGAAGCAGGCCGCGAGCACGTGAAAGGGCTGCAGGACATTCCGCTCCGTACGCATCAAGAGCTGCTGAAGGCGTACGAAGTGGTCTCGAACCTGCGTCATCCCTGCCGCATCATCGGCGTCGCGGTCAACACCCGTACCCTGAGCCAAGACGAGGCGATGGCCGAACTGGAACGAGCGCGGCAGGAATTCCAACTGCCGGTCTGCGACGTCTACCGAACCGGCGCCGCCGAACTAGTCGAAGCCGCCCTGAAACTTCGCGAAGAGGTGCTGGCCTAATGAAGATGACGCTCCACCGGCTGCAGTTGCCGCTGCAGCATGAGTTCACCATTTCCCGCGGTTCGATCAACTTCCAGAACAGTATGGTGGTCGAACTGGAAGAGGATGGCGTTTCCGGCTTCGGCGAAGTGACCGAGAACAGCTTCTACGGGCACACGATCGACGCGATGAGCGCCGCGCTGCTGGGCGCGGAAGACCTGCTCGATTTGTACGCCAACCAAACGCCGGAAGAAGTCTGGCCGCTCGCCAAGAAACGTCTGCAGAATATGTTCGCCCTCAGTGCGATCGATATGGCGGCGCATGACCTGGCGGCTCGCAAGGCGGGTCTTCCCCTTTACAAGCAATGGGGGCTGGAGTGGAACGACGTTCCCGCCTCGAGCTACACGATCGGCATCGACACCATCGAGACGATGGTCGCCAAGTTGAACGAACGCCCCGGCTGGTCGGTCTACAAGATCAAGCTGGGCGCCAAGGACGACCTGGCGATCGTTCGCGCTCTGCGTGAACAAACCGACGCCACCTTCCGCGTCGACGCCAACT is a genomic window of Blastopirellula sediminis containing:
- a CDS encoding DUF1611 domain-containing protein; translated protein: MNTAAISEAACESAEHRLRDHHRIVLLTDGFSSPFLAKTAISMLRYRTADIAAVLESNVQAKTAQEVFNTGGDVPLVADLAQVPDADAVYIGIAPPGGNLPPAWRPILLEAIRRNIDVVSGLHDFLIDDPELVQAAEESGSRLIDVRRNRYRQIASGQPFRKGCVRIHAVGQDCSLGKMVASLEVDKGLRDRGHSTAFIATGQTGIMISGIGVPIDCVVADFVNGTIERFIRQNEEHDFLLIEGQGSISHPAYSAVTAGLLHGAAPDGLIYCYEAGREHVKGLQDIPLRTHQELLKAYEVVSNLRHPCRIIGVAVNTRTLSQDEAMAELERARQEFQLPVCDVYRTGAAELVEAALKLREEVLA
- a CDS encoding dipeptide epimerase, whose product is MKMTLHRLQLPLQHEFTISRGSINFQNSMVVELEEDGVSGFGEVTENSFYGHTIDAMSAALLGAEDLLDLYANQTPEEVWPLAKKRLQNMFALSAIDMAAHDLAARKAGLPLYKQWGLEWNDVPASSYTIGIDTIETMVAKLNERPGWSVYKIKLGAKDDLAIVRALREQTDATFRVDANCGWSVKQTIAYSHELAELGVEFIEQPLPNDAPAEDRRDVYKHSALPILADENCQVEEDVVRCEGFFHGINVKLCKCGGLTPGLRMLRLARRLGLRTMVGCMIESSIGISAAAHLAPLLDYVDLDGAVLLKEDPAQGVVINKGQILLANDFGGGASLKASASVGS